GGCCGACGGTGGCGCGATGGTCATGGCGGGGCTGACGGGGCTCGAGACGCGCACGATCGAGGAGGGCGGCAAGATCGCCCCCGGGTCGGACACCGAGAAGGCGCTCTTCGGGGCGAACGAGCCGACGAACAAGCTCAACGTCGGGTACACGACCATGGTCGCGATGTACATCCCGCCCGCGGGTGCGACGACCGGCGTCCAGGTCCTCGGCATGGAGAACGTCGCGACGTCCGTCGCGACCTCCTGACCTCCTCGGGGACTCGCCCGGTCCCGGGCGCCCCACCACCCGTTGTCCGGCCGCGTGCCGCCCGTCGTCGGACGCGCGGCACGCGGCCGGATCCTTCATAGGATGTAGCCATGAGCCAACCGAGCCAGCAGCCGAACTTCGACGTGCGTGGTGCCGTCGACCTGTCGTCCTTGAACCGCCCGTCGGCCCCGCCGCCCGGCACGCCGGGTGGGGCGCCCGAGGCGGGCGGGTACGTCGTCGACGTGACCGAGGAGTCGTTCCCGCAGCTCGTGCAGGACTCGACGCAGTACCCGGTCGTGGTCCTGCTCTGGATCCCGACCGACCAGGCCAACGCGGAGCTCGGCACCGAGCTCGGCGTGATCGCCGAGGAGTTCGCCGGGCGGTTCCTCCTGGGCAGGGTCGACGCGCAGACGTACCCGCAGATCGCTGCCGCCTTCCAGGTCGAGAGCGTGCCGACGGTCGTCGCGATCGTCGGAGGCCAGCCGGTCCCGCTGTTCCAGGGCGCTGCCGCGGGGGACCAGATCCGCGCTGTCCTGCAGCAGGTCCTGCAGATCGCCGAGGGCAACGGCGTCACGGGCCGAGCCCCCGTGCAGGGCGTCGCGGCGGACGGTGACGAGGCCGCGGAGGCGCCCGTCCCCGAGCCCGAGCTGCCGCCCCTGCACCAGGAGGCGTACGACGCGATCGAGCGAGACGACTTCGACGCGGCCGTCGCCGCGTACGAGAAGGCCATCAAGCAGGACCCGCGTGACCACCTCGCCACCGCGGGGCTCGCGCAGGTCGGGCTGCTGCGTCGCACGCGCGACCTCGACCTGCAGGCCGCGCGCGAGGCCGCGGCGGCCCGGCCCACCGACCTCCAGGCGCAGCTCGACGTCGCGGACCTGGACATCCTCGGCGGCAAGGTCGAGGACGCGTTCGGGCGCCTGCTCGACCTCCTCGTCGGGTCGAGCGCCGAGGACAAGGAGACGCTGCGCCGTCGGCTCGTCGACTACTTCGAGATCCTCGGCCCCACCGACCCCCGCGTCGGCAAGGCGCGTCAGGTCCTGGCGATCAACCTGTACTGACACCCCGTACCCCGCACGACGGCGGCCGGTCACC
This region of Oerskovia jenensis genomic DNA includes:
- a CDS encoding tetratricopeptide repeat protein; this encodes MSQPSQQPNFDVRGAVDLSSLNRPSAPPPGTPGGAPEAGGYVVDVTEESFPQLVQDSTQYPVVVLLWIPTDQANAELGTELGVIAEEFAGRFLLGRVDAQTYPQIAAAFQVESVPTVVAIVGGQPVPLFQGAAAGDQIRAVLQQVLQIAEGNGVTGRAPVQGVAADGDEAAEAPVPEPELPPLHQEAYDAIERDDFDAAVAAYEKAIKQDPRDHLATAGLAQVGLLRRTRDLDLQAAREAAAARPTDLQAQLDVADLDILGGKVEDAFGRLLDLLVGSSAEDKETLRRRLVDYFEILGPTDPRVGKARQVLAINLY